The proteins below are encoded in one region of Sminthopsis crassicaudata isolate SCR6 chromosome 1, ASM4859323v1, whole genome shotgun sequence:
- the MRI1 gene encoding methylthioribose-1-phosphate isomerase: MSLEAIRYHRGSLHILDQLLLPQQSHYEAVTSVQQAWEAIRAMKVRGAPAIAIVGCLSLAVELHAGSGGPGLEALVTFVQDSLKYLVTARPTAVNMAQAAQEMSEVATQEAGQEGATETAVRERLICWAEHMLEKDIKDNQSIGDHGAQHLLERVAPGGGQVTVLTHCNTGSLATAGYGTALGVIRSLHALGRLKHVFCTETRPYNQGARLTAYELVYEKIPATLITDSMVAAAMAHKEVGAVIVGADRVVANGDTANKVGTYQLAIVAKHHGIPFYVAAPVSSCDLSLKTGQEIVIEERPGQELTSLCGTRIAAPGIGVWNPAFDVTPHELITGGIITEHGVFSPEDLQIALTSKTS, from the exons ATGAGCTTAGAAGCGATCCGCTATCACCGGGGCTCCCTGCACATCCTGGACCAGCTGCTGCTGCCCCAACAGAGCCATTATGAGGCCGTGACCTCTGTGCAACAGGCCTGGGAAGCCATCAGGGCCATGAag GTGAGAGGTGCTCCAGCTATTGCCATAGTAGGCTGCCTGAGCTTGGCTGTAGAGCTGCACGCTGGATCAGGGGGACCTGGTCTTGAGGCCCTGGTGACCTTCGTGCAGGACTCACTAAAGTACCTGGTGACAGCCAGGCCGACTGCTGTCAATATGGCTCAGGCTGCCCAGGAGATGTCTGAGGTAGCCACCCAAGAGGCTGGACAGGAAGGGGCAACAGAGACTGCAGTCCGAGAGAG GTTGATCTGCTGGGCTGAGCACATGCTGGAGAAAGACATCAAGGACAACCAAAGCATTGGGGACCATGGGGCCCAGCACCTTCTGGAGCGTGTGGCACCAGGGGGTGGCCAGGTGACCGTACTGACCCACTGCAACACTGGCTCATTAGCCACCGCAGGCTATGGAACAGCTTTGG GTGTGATCAGATCTCTGCATGCCCTGGGCCGCCTGAAGCATGTGTTCTGTACGGAGACTCGGCCCTACAACCAGGGGGCACGGCTGACGGCCTATGAGCTGGTGTATGAGAAGATCCCGGCCACCCTCATCACAGACAGCATGGTAGCTGCTGCCATGGCCCACAAGGAGGTGGGAG CAGTCATTGTGGGAGCAGACCGGGTGGTCGCCAATGGTGATACTGCCAACAAAGTGGGGACTTACCAGCTGGCCATTGTTGCCAAGCACCACGGGATCCCTTTCTACGTGGCTGCTCCCGTTTCCTCTTGTGATCTCAGCTTGAAGACAGGTCAGGAGATTGTCATTGAGGAGCGGCCAGGCCAGGAGCTGACCAGTCTCTGTGGGACCAGGATTGCTGCCCCAG GTATTGGAGTTTGGAACCCAGCCTTTGACGTCACCCCTCACGAGCTCATCACTGGCGGCATCATCACAGAGCATGGCGTCTTCTCCCCCGAGGACCTCCAGATTGCCCTGACCTCTAAGACCTCCTGA
- the YJU2B gene encoding putative splicing factor YJU2B → MGERKGVNKYYPPDFDPTKHGSLNRYHHSHPLRERARKLSQGILVIRFEMPYNIWCDGCKNHIGMGVRYNAEKKKVGNYYTTPIYRFRMKCHLCVNYIEMQTDPANCDYVIVSGAQRKEERWDMADNEQILTTEQEKKQKLETDAMFRLEHGTTDQSKLQKAIPSLSNIQEAQSAWKDDFALNSMLRRKFREKKKAIKEEEEKTLALQTKANLSIPLVPETEEDRKLAALLKYHSLDSYEDKQKLKRTEIFGRSWFPSSPIPGASNSKVNSVLKKLAVSRKPIPSASSITSSDLGIVRRKSRDGLEGPQESGEAPEPSTMKEVDENIPGGSSSETHYSPDVETQGGPSSTSILSSSLVADYSDSESD, encoded by the exons ATG ggTGAAAGAAAAGGTGTAAACAAGTATTATCCTCCAGACTTTGATCCGACAAAG CATGGCTCTCTCAACCGATACCACCACAGCCACCCACTTCGGGAAAGGGCACGGAAACTTTCTCAGGGCATTCTTGTCATCAG ATTTGAGATGCCCTATAACATCTGGTGTGATGGCTGTAAGAACCACATTGGCATGG gTGTTCGTTACAATGCTGAAAAGAAGAAGGTTGGCAATTATTACACAACCCCCATCTACAG GTTCAGAATGAAATGTCACCTCTGTGTCAACTACATCGAGATGCAGACAGATCCTGCCAATTGTGACTATGTGATTGTGAGTGGTGCCCAGAGGAAGGAAGAGCGCTGGGACATGGCGGACAATGAACAGATCCTGACCACAG AGCAGGAGAAGAAACAGAAGCTGGAGACTGACGCCATGTTCCGCCTGGAGCATGGCACCACAGACCAGAGCAAGTTGCAGAAGGCCATTCCCAGCCTGTCCAACATCCAGGAAGCCCAGAGCGCCTGGAAGGATGACTTTGCCCTTAACAGCATGCTAAGGAGAAAGTTTAGG gaaaagaaaaaggccataaaggaagaagaggaaaaaacactGGCTCTACAGACAAAGGCAAACCTCAGTATCCCCCTGGTGCCTGAAACAGAGGAGGACCGGAAGCTTGCTGCTCTGCTCAAGTACCACAGCCTGGACT CATATGAAGACAAACAGAAATTGAAACGGACAGAAATCTTCGGCCGCTCCTGGTTCCCTTCTTCCCCAATACCTGGGGCCAGCAATAGCAAGGTGAACAGTGTTCTCAAGAAACTGGCAGTTAGCCGAAAACCCATCCCCAGTGCATCCTCCATCACTAGCAGTGACTTAGGAATTGTACGTCGGAAGTCCAGGGATGGTCTTGAGGGCCCTCAGGAATCAGGCGAAGCTCCAGAGCCAAGTACAATGAAGGAGGTGGATGAAAACATTCCAGGAGGATCTTCATCGGAGACACACTATTCCCCAGATGTGGAAACACAGGGGGGCCCCAGCAGCACTTCCATCCTCAGTTCTTCTCTAGTTGCAGACTATTCAGACTCTGAGAGTGACTAA